The following proteins are co-located in the Echinicola sp. 20G genome:
- a CDS encoding NUDIX domain-containing protein — MQNIEKEINEKFGGRLRTRVNGVLIENDKILMIKHQMGLNKSFWNVPGGGMDYNTNATDNLKREFLEETGLEIEVKKFLTVSEFLQPPLHAIELYFEVSKKSGDLIKGIDPELSENKQLIEEVKFMSIEEISEIKKEEKHHLFWKIKSVNDIRIWKGYFNFENKCIK, encoded by the coding sequence ATGCAGAATATAGAAAAAGAAATTAACGAGAAATTTGGAGGTAGATTGCGCACCCGGGTAAATGGTGTTCTCATTGAAAATGATAAAATATTGATGATCAAGCACCAGATGGGCCTCAATAAAAGTTTCTGGAACGTCCCCGGTGGAGGAATGGATTACAACACCAATGCTACAGACAACCTTAAGCGGGAATTTCTGGAAGAAACAGGTTTGGAAATTGAAGTGAAAAAATTCCTGACCGTTTCAGAATTCCTACAACCTCCTCTTCATGCCATTGAGCTGTATTTTGAGGTAAGTAAAAAATCCGGGGATCTAATCAAGGGAATTGACCCGGAGCTCTCCGAAAACAAGCAACTCATTGAGGAAGTTAAGTTTATGAGTATCGAGGAAATATCTGAAATAAAAAAAGAAGAAAAACATCATCTTTTTTGGAAGATAAAATCGGTCAATGATATAAGAATATGGAAAGGATATTTTAATTTTGAAAATAAATGCATAAAATAG
- the coaD gene encoding pantetheine-phosphate adenylyltransferase — protein sequence MKKTAIFPGSFDPYTNGHHDIVMRGLDIFDEIVISIGYNSSKKSRYFDIDLMVKKIESVYKDTPNVKVVVYNELTSNLAKKHEANFLIRGLRNTTDFEYENTISQMNRFLNENLETVFLITSPQYAAVSSTVIREVHRYGGNVSEFLPYEV from the coding sequence ATGAAAAAGACAGCCATCTTCCCGGGATCATTTGACCCATACACCAATGGGCACCATGACATCGTAATGAGAGGATTGGACATCTTTGACGAAATTGTCATCAGTATAGGCTACAATTCCTCCAAAAAGTCAAGGTATTTTGACATTGACTTGATGGTAAAAAAAATCGAAAGTGTTTATAAAGACACTCCCAATGTCAAAGTAGTGGTATATAACGAACTGACCTCCAACTTGGCCAAAAAACACGAAGCCAACTTTTTGATTAGAGGATTGAGGAACACCACTGACTTTGAATATGAAAATACCATTTCACAAATGAACAGGTTTCTAAACGAAAACCTGGAGACCGTATTCCTGATCACTTCCCCTCAATATGCCGCTGTGAGTTCAACCGTAATCAGGGAGGTACACCGTTATGGTGGCAATGTAAGTGAATTCCTGCCTTACGAGGTCTGA
- a CDS encoding DUF1573 domain-containing protein — MKKLILVFVVAFAAIAVQAQAQGVAEKAEAKKEEVKGPVITFEETEKDFGEITQGTKVEHTFKFTNTGTEVLKLSNVAATCGCTVPKWPKEPIAPGKSGEIKVTFNSAGKMGNQRSIVRIYSNASEPIEKVALISNVIKKG; from the coding sequence ATGAAAAAGTTAATTCTAGTGTTTGTCGTTGCTTTTGCTGCAATTGCAGTTCAGGCACAGGCGCAAGGTGTGGCTGAAAAAGCCGAAGCCAAGAAAGAAGAGGTGAAAGGCCCAGTGATCACCTTTGAAGAAACCGAAAAGGACTTTGGTGAAATCACACAAGGAACCAAGGTGGAGCATACTTTTAAGTTTACCAATACGGGAACTGAAGTGTTGAAGCTCTCCAATGTCGCAGCTACTTGTGGCTGTACGGTGCCTAAGTGGCCAAAAGAGCCTATCGCTCCAGGGAAGTCTGGTGAAATTAAAGTAACCTTTAATTCAGCTGGAAAAATGGGCAACCAAAGAAGTATCGTAAGAATTTACTCCAATGCTTCTGAACCCATTGAGAAAGTAGCTTTGATTTCAAACGTTATTAAGAAAGGTTAA
- a CDS encoding DUF294 nucleotidyltransferase-like domain-containing protein gives MLDSTAPFQSLPDETKTWLRPLFKDVAYPKAHRLYLQNHSGMEGFDFVLEGGYEGYFYDRNQKKRRVEIYGPGVWFGGISYLYNKGISLQTVDTLPDTKVLRIGKDDFFKLCEEAPSFRNHFVREFGERMLDPEFVHFIKGATYYPQQNNITSDSFYAHKVDALNPRELVTCPENTPIMEAAQLMTEEKTSCIFVTNDAGEIVGYATDITLRDLVIGKNMPTSAPIREVMKSDMVSIDTEAYIYESLLLMFQTKTRYLLVSKNGKYVGFISRNKLLSEQSQSPFLFIQSVKQATSIPELKEKWAQVPAIVEQLLQRGVRSETVNEVVTTVSDTIALRVIDDVIHQVGPPPSKFVFMTLGSEGRKEQTLKTDQDNAIIYEDKANEQRELVREYFLDFADKVSENLNAIGFSFCKGGFMAKNPKWTHSLSHWKRNYDAWMMESTQETVMKYSTFFDKRPIYGDFSILDELHEYMGQQLEAPLERFFYNMATNALQYEPPLTFFRGIRTFTVGEQKVFDIKKAMTPIVDITRVFALKNKIFLTNTGKRLEALAENDIITEEELLELKQAYYYLMGLRLDRQAKQIMLDKVEPENFVSIESLTKIEKVTLIEIFKVIKNFQMKVKIAFTNTIF, from the coding sequence ATGTTGGATTCCACCGCCCCCTTTCAGTCTCTTCCTGATGAAACCAAAACATGGCTCAGGCCATTGTTCAAGGATGTAGCCTATCCCAAAGCACATCGGCTTTACCTCCAGAACCACTCTGGCATGGAAGGTTTTGACTTTGTTCTGGAGGGTGGTTACGAGGGGTATTTCTACGACCGAAACCAAAAAAAACGCAGGGTGGAAATTTATGGGCCTGGCGTGTGGTTCGGAGGCATCTCCTACCTCTATAACAAAGGCATTTCTCTTCAAACGGTGGACACCCTCCCGGACACCAAAGTCCTGAGAATCGGAAAAGACGACTTCTTCAAACTCTGCGAAGAGGCACCCTCTTTTAGAAACCATTTCGTCAGAGAGTTTGGAGAAAGAATGTTAGATCCGGAGTTTGTCCACTTTATCAAGGGAGCCACTTACTATCCCCAGCAAAACAACATTACCTCGGATAGTTTTTATGCACACAAAGTGGATGCGCTAAACCCAAGGGAACTGGTCACTTGTCCAGAAAACACCCCCATTATGGAAGCAGCCCAGCTGATGACTGAGGAAAAGACCAGTTGTATCTTTGTCACCAATGACGCTGGGGAGATCGTGGGCTATGCTACAGACATCACCTTAAGGGACCTGGTGATTGGGAAAAACATGCCTACTTCTGCACCTATTCGGGAAGTCATGAAAAGCGATATGGTTTCCATTGACACAGAGGCCTATATTTATGAATCCCTCCTCCTGATGTTCCAGACCAAAACAAGGTACCTCTTGGTTTCCAAAAACGGGAAATATGTCGGCTTTATCTCCAGGAATAAATTATTAAGTGAGCAGTCCCAATCTCCTTTCCTGTTTATCCAGTCCGTAAAACAGGCCACTTCCATCCCTGAACTTAAGGAAAAGTGGGCCCAGGTTCCGGCCATTGTGGAACAACTCCTGCAAAGGGGCGTCAGGTCCGAAACGGTAAATGAAGTCGTCACCACGGTGTCGGACACCATTGCCTTGCGTGTCATCGATGATGTCATCCATCAGGTGGGACCTCCCCCGTCCAAGTTTGTTTTTATGACTTTAGGCAGTGAGGGAAGAAAGGAGCAAACCCTCAAAACCGACCAGGACAATGCCATCATCTATGAAGACAAAGCCAATGAACAAAGGGAACTTGTCAGGGAGTATTTCTTGGACTTTGCAGATAAGGTATCCGAAAACCTTAACGCCATAGGCTTTAGCTTTTGCAAGGGAGGCTTTATGGCTAAAAACCCCAAATGGACCCATTCTCTCTCCCATTGGAAGCGCAACTATGACGCTTGGATGATGGAATCTACCCAAGAAACGGTCATGAAGTATTCCACCTTTTTTGATAAAAGGCCCATTTATGGTGATTTCAGTATTTTGGACGAACTCCATGAATACATGGGACAGCAATTGGAAGCTCCCTTGGAAAGGTTTTTCTATAACATGGCCACTAATGCTTTGCAATATGAGCCGCCCCTGACTTTCTTCCGCGGAATCAGGACCTTTACGGTAGGAGAACAAAAAGTGTTTGATATCAAAAAAGCCATGACACCAATAGTGGACATCACCCGAGTGTTTGCTTTAAAAAACAAAATCTTCCTCACCAATACCGGTAAAAGATTGGAAGCCTTGGCGGAGAATGACATCATCACCGAAGAAGAACTTTTAGAGCTTAAACAGGCCTATTATTACCTGATGGGGCTCAGGTTAGACCGACAAGCAAAACAAATCATGCTGGATAAGGTAGAACCTGAAAACTTTGTCAGCATAGAAAGTCTTACCAAAATTGAAAAAGTCACCCTGATAGAGATCTTCAAAGTGATCAAAAACTTTCAGATGAAGGTCAAGATAGCTTTTACCAATACCATCTTTTAA
- a CDS encoding protein-tyrosine-phosphatase, with amino-acid sequence MNERPNLLVVCGRNKRRSRTAEHIFKNDQRFNIRSVGLSPKSERQIKDRDIEWADMIFVMEDGQGGRISRTFRHLELPEIEVLHIEDEYEYLDAELIEMLTDRINSTLEVVYKI; translated from the coding sequence ATGAACGAACGTCCCAATCTTTTAGTCGTCTGTGGTCGTAATAAACGAAGAAGCAGAACTGCTGAACACATATTTAAGAACGATCAACGTTTCAACATACGCTCAGTTGGACTAAGCCCAAAAAGTGAACGCCAAATCAAAGATCGTGATATTGAATGGGCAGATATGATATTTGTAATGGAAGACGGTCAAGGTGGACGAATTTCTAGAACTTTTAGACACTTAGAACTTCCTGAAATTGAAGTTCTGCACATCGAAGATGAATACGAATATTTGGACGCAGAGCTAATTGAAATGCTGACTGATCGGATAAATTCAACGCTGGAAGTTGTCTATAAAATCTAA
- a CDS encoding HAD family phosphatase, with translation MSNKELTFIFDMNGTIIDDMHFHTKAWHKLFNEDLGATISWDDVKLEMYGKNPEVLDRVFGQGYFSENEAAKWSMEKERRYQEEYLPHLALIKGLDTFFEKAQAAGVRMAIGSAAIPYNVDFVLDNLNIRKYFSTIITADDVKVSKPHPETFQLGAEALGVEPEDCIVFEDAPKGVEAAQNAGMKAVVLTTAHPKEDFEQYHNILAFIEDYEDPFIKDLI, from the coding sequence ATGAGCAATAAAGAATTGACGTTTATTTTTGATATGAATGGGACGATCATTGATGACATGCACTTCCACACCAAGGCATGGCATAAGCTGTTCAATGAAGATTTGGGCGCTACCATTTCCTGGGATGATGTGAAGTTGGAAATGTATGGCAAGAACCCCGAAGTATTGGATCGGGTATTTGGCCAAGGATATTTTTCTGAAAATGAGGCGGCCAAATGGTCCATGGAGAAGGAAAGAAGGTACCAAGAGGAGTACTTGCCTCATTTGGCCTTGATCAAAGGCTTGGACACTTTCTTTGAAAAGGCACAAGCAGCAGGGGTCAGAATGGCCATTGGATCAGCCGCGATTCCCTATAATGTAGACTTTGTGTTGGACAACCTTAATATCAGAAAGTACTTTTCTACCATAATCACAGCTGATGATGTAAAGGTCAGCAAACCTCATCCGGAAACCTTCCAGCTCGGTGCGGAGGCTTTGGGTGTGGAGCCAGAAGACTGTATCGTTTTCGAGGATGCCCCCAAAGGCGTGGAGGCTGCCCAGAATGCCGGGATGAAAGCCGTGGTGCTGACCACCGCCCACCCCAAAGAAGATTTCGAGCAGTATCACAATATCCTGGCCTTTATCGAAGATTATGAAGATCCGTTTATCAAAGATTTGATTTAA
- a CDS encoding DUF3822 family protein: MTTTVKNTHTEFHSDKLDVTATSSLSLLLYPEKLIVIAKNQNDSIMGVNSYPFVELEELEFTLKKDPFISASKAKATLFVFNECFCLVPGMLFDPNEKDTYLNFSTPIEDHEVFQTGVDNNKTVVVGGLEKSMAKIFSKRIADLNMAHGAVIALDYLLHERSEMLNQEISVVIEDHQIYVAGFSNKELKFFNRFEVSSNQEFLKYTFSVLHQLAFDRMHCKITLFGNLTDINVQEEVLHQYFKNLALSTPKTNQNYLLGAESFKETQKLSAYWTN; encoded by the coding sequence TTGACGACTACCGTTAAAAATACACATACAGAATTTCATAGCGATAAACTTGATGTAACAGCTACATCAAGTTTATCGCTTTTATTATACCCTGAAAAATTGATCGTTATTGCCAAAAACCAAAACGATTCAATCATGGGTGTTAACTCCTATCCTTTTGTAGAACTGGAAGAGCTGGAGTTTACCTTAAAAAAAGACCCTTTCATCAGTGCCTCCAAAGCTAAAGCCACACTTTTTGTCTTTAATGAATGCTTTTGTCTGGTGCCAGGCATGCTTTTCGATCCCAATGAAAAAGACACTTATCTTAACTTCAGCACCCCTATAGAAGACCATGAGGTTTTCCAAACCGGAGTAGACAACAATAAAACCGTAGTGGTCGGTGGACTTGAAAAGAGCATGGCCAAAATCTTCTCTAAAAGGATTGCTGATTTAAACATGGCACATGGTGCGGTGATTGCATTGGATTACCTGCTTCATGAAAGATCCGAAATGCTCAACCAGGAAATTTCCGTGGTCATTGAAGACCATCAGATCTATGTTGCTGGATTTTCCAATAAAGAACTGAAGTTCTTCAATAGGTTTGAAGTTTCCAGCAATCAGGAATTCTTAAAATATACCTTTAGTGTTCTCCATCAGTTGGCTTTTGATCGGATGCACTGTAAAATTACACTTTTCGGCAATCTTACCGATATCAATGTACAAGAAGAAGTACTTCATCAATACTTCAAAAACTTGGCATTAAGCACACCAAAGACAAACCAAAACTATCTCTTGGGAGCAGAGAGCTTCAAAGAAACCCAAAAGCTGTCCGCATACTGGACAAACTAA
- a CDS encoding RDD family protein — MENNYFYKKFQKKADSELERILNDTKSYTEDAVIAATQLLKERQVELSEEQKSAVEIIETRIEEKKVIEEVRKKETELSPVAKRIIALLIDLAILSGLSYLTGFLLIGTPLVKTPWEPILSMIIILGYFAVFNSSIGKKTIGKNVMHIKVVDYNFQSLKFTNSLVRYSLLIAPFFLLNILDNMSFNSFGILSGLRYAYYIGIFYFLITDKERRRSFHDLITKSFVSSENSEKTNFVYPNKKLKTYYFIASGIIALFIILNLSSRLNTTNNMSDFEAQAEQLEKTLNENMTTFESIISDIQEIDGVAEIEGISLNTTNGITSLDITIRPSSFFANDGLTSEVYESLKGKELRVNRLDNVKIKKHYGFDMTLASFNRTETKNFEQ; from the coding sequence ATGGAGAACAACTACTTCTACAAGAAATTTCAAAAGAAGGCAGATTCTGAACTTGAACGAATTTTAAATGATACCAAATCATATACAGAAGATGCAGTTATAGCTGCGACTCAACTTTTAAAAGAACGACAAGTAGAACTTTCCGAGGAGCAGAAGTCTGCGGTTGAAATAATTGAAACACGTATAGAAGAAAAGAAAGTCATTGAAGAGGTGAGAAAAAAAGAGACAGAACTCTCTCCCGTGGCAAAAAGAATAATCGCACTCTTAATTGACTTAGCTATTTTGTCTGGATTAAGCTACTTAACTGGATTTTTACTTATTGGTACTCCACTAGTTAAGACACCTTGGGAACCGATTCTTAGTATGATAATTATTCTTGGATACTTTGCTGTTTTTAATAGCTCAATCGGTAAAAAGACAATCGGTAAGAATGTAATGCATATAAAGGTTGTGGACTACAATTTTCAATCTTTAAAATTCACCAATTCTTTAGTTCGATATAGCCTGTTAATTGCCCCATTCTTTTTGCTCAACATTTTGGATAATATGTCTTTTAACTCTTTCGGTATATTATCTGGATTAAGGTATGCATACTATATAGGGATCTTTTACTTTTTAATAACTGATAAAGAACGAAGAAGAAGTTTCCATGACTTAATAACTAAGTCATTTGTCAGCTCTGAAAATAGCGAAAAGACCAATTTCGTATACCCAAATAAGAAACTAAAAACATACTACTTCATTGCTTCTGGAATTATTGCTCTTTTCATAATTCTGAACCTGTCATCTCGCCTAAATACTACAAACAATATGAGTGATTTTGAAGCACAAGCCGAACAGCTTGAGAAAACTTTAAATGAAAACATGACAACTTTTGAAAGTATAATTTCTGATATTCAAGAAATTGATGGTGTTGCTGAAATAGAAGGAATTAGTTTAAACACTACAAATGGAATTACAAGCTTAGACATCACAATTCGACCAAGTTCATTTTTTGCAAATGATGGATTGACAAGCGAAGTATATGAAAGTTTGAAAGGAAAAGAGTTAAGGGTGAATCGACTTGATAATGTTAAAATCAAAAAGCACTATGGCTTTGACATGACATTAGCATCATTTAATAGAACTGAAACGAAAAATTTTGAACAATAA
- a CDS encoding ATP-dependent RecD-like DNA helicase produces the protein MNKDKEHIPKPSALIRQNFPHEPTQGQQYFFQQMDLFFGEDIDQKPTFILRGYAGTGKTSVIAAVVKSLSKLNFRSLLLAPTGRAAKVMSTYSGRMGFTIHKIIYRPKNEEGMMGAGFDLQKNYYKNTVFIVDEASMLADDAMGGSNLLRDLVQFVFQHQSNRLILIGDTAQLPPVSSKNSPALDKNYLVHHYGLDVLESELTEVMRQQLDSGILFNATTLRCEVVKKDPVISFQVKGYPDFYRMTSERLEDGLRYAYDKYGVENTIVITRSNKTAVQYNQYIRQAIHFYEEEISTGDMLMIVRNNYTYMAESDKVSFLANGDFVEVVKIRSFEEMYGLRFATLELRLIDYPEEPFFEAKVILDTLYTSSTSLGAEESRELYRQVVEDYAGVENKKERREYIKKDPYLNALQVKFAYALTCHKSQGGQWSAVFVDQGYVTEDQLDTEYIRWLYTALTRATDELFLVNFNPKFFVNA, from the coding sequence ATGAATAAAGATAAGGAACATATCCCAAAGCCATCTGCCCTGATCAGGCAAAATTTCCCTCATGAACCGACGCAAGGCCAGCAGTATTTTTTTCAGCAAATGGATTTGTTTTTTGGAGAAGATATTGACCAAAAGCCTACTTTTATTTTGAGAGGGTATGCAGGTACTGGAAAGACTTCGGTGATTGCGGCGGTAGTGAAATCCTTGTCCAAACTTAATTTCAGGTCATTGTTATTGGCACCAACAGGAAGGGCAGCCAAGGTGATGTCTACTTATTCTGGAAGGATGGGCTTCACCATCCATAAAATCATTTATCGCCCCAAGAATGAGGAAGGAATGATGGGGGCTGGATTTGACCTGCAAAAGAATTATTATAAAAACACCGTATTCATAGTGGATGAAGCCTCCATGCTTGCGGATGATGCGATGGGCGGAAGTAACCTGTTGAGGGATTTGGTGCAGTTTGTCTTCCAACATCAATCGAACCGTTTGATTCTCATTGGAGACACGGCGCAGTTGCCACCGGTCAGTAGCAAAAACAGCCCGGCTCTGGATAAGAATTATCTGGTACATCACTATGGATTGGATGTGTTGGAGTCCGAGCTGACAGAAGTGATGCGGCAGCAACTTGATTCAGGAATCTTGTTTAATGCAACGACCCTCAGGTGTGAGGTGGTCAAAAAAGATCCGGTCATTTCTTTCCAGGTGAAAGGCTATCCTGACTTTTACCGCATGACCAGTGAGCGCTTGGAAGATGGCCTAAGGTATGCTTATGATAAATATGGTGTGGAAAACACCATCGTCATTACCCGGTCCAACAAAACGGCGGTGCAGTACAACCAATATATCCGGCAAGCCATTCACTTTTATGAGGAGGAAATTTCCACGGGAGATATGTTGATGATCGTTAGAAACAATTATACTTATATGGCGGAGTCTGACAAGGTGAGTTTCCTGGCCAATGGTGATTTTGTGGAAGTGGTCAAGATCAGGTCATTTGAAGAGATGTACGGTTTGCGGTTTGCTACCTTGGAGTTAAGGTTGATTGATTACCCTGAAGAACCTTTTTTTGAAGCCAAGGTGATATTGGATACTTTGTACACCTCCTCCACTTCACTGGGCGCAGAAGAGTCTAGAGAGCTTTATCGGCAAGTGGTAGAGGATTATGCCGGGGTGGAGAACAAGAAGGAGCGAAGGGAGTATATCAAAAAGGATCCTTATTTGAATGCCCTGCAGGTAAAGTTTGCATACGCCCTGACCTGTCACAAAAGCCAAGGTGGGCAGTGGAGTGCTGTCTTTGTGGATCAAGGGTATGTGACCGAGGATCAGTTGGATACTGAATATATCCGCTGGTTGTATACTGCGCTGACGAGGGCCACGGATGAACTGTTTCTAGTGAATTTTAATCCGAAGTTTTTCGTTAATGCATAA